One Cynocephalus volans isolate mCynVol1 chromosome 7, mCynVol1.pri, whole genome shotgun sequence genomic region harbors:
- the SPOCK2 gene encoding testican-2, translating to MRASSCGRLALPLLLLAAAALAEGDAKGLKEGDTPGNFMEDEQWLSSISQYSGKIKHWNRFRDVSHLEDDYIKSWEDNQQGDEALDSTKDPCQKVKCSRHKVCIAQGYQRAMCISRKKLEHRIKQPTMKLHGNKDSACKPCHMAQLASVCGSDGHTYSSVCKLEQQACLSSKQLTVRCEGPCPCPTEQAAASTTNGKPETCTGQDLADLGDRLRDWFQLLHENSKQNGSASPASGLDKSLGASCKDSIGWMFSKLDTSADLFLDQTELAAINLDKYEVCIRPFFNSCDTYKDGRVSTAEWCFCFWREKPPCLAELERIQIQEAAKKKPGVFIPSCDEDGYYRKMQCDQSSGDCWCVDQLGLELTGTRTHGSPDCDDIVGFSGDFGSGVGWEDEEEKETEEAGEEAEEEEGEAGEADDGGYIW from the exons ATGCGCGCCTCGAGCTGCGGGCGGCTGGCGCTGCCGCTGCTGCTCCTCGCCGCGGCCGCCCTGGCCGAAGGCGACGCCAAAGGGCTCAAGGAGGGCGACACCCCCGGCAATTTCATGGAGGACGAGCAATGGCTGTCGTCCATCTCGCAGTACAGCGGCAAGATCAAGCATTGGAACCGCTTCCGAGACGTGA GCCACCTGGAG GATGACTACATCAAGAGCTGGGAGGACAATCAGCAAGGAGATGAAG CCCTGGACTCTACCAAGGACCCCTGCCAGAAGGTGAAGTGCAGCCGCCACAAGGTGTGCATTGCCCAGGGCTACCAGCGGGCCATGTGCATCAGCCGCAAGAAGCTGGAGCACAG GATCAAGCAGCCTACCATGAAACTCCATGGAAACAAAGACTCTGCCTGCAAGCCCTGTCACATGGCCCAGCTTGCCTCTGTCTGCGGCTCTGATGGCCACACTTACAGCTCTGTG TGCAAGCTGGAGCAGCAGGCGTGCCTGAGCAGCAAGCAGCTGACGGTGAGATGCGAGGgcccctgcccctgtcccacagAGCAGGCCGCTGCCTCCACCACCAATGGCAAACCAG AGACCTGCACAGGTCAGGACCTGGCTGATCTGGGAGATCGGCTGCGGGACTGGTTCCAGCTCCTGCATGAGAACTCCAAGCAGAACGGCTCAGCGAGCCCGGCCAGTG GGCTGGATAAGAGCCTCGGGGCCAGTTGCAAGGACTCCATCGGCTGGATGTTCTCCAAGCTGGACACCAGTGCCGACCTCTTCCTGGACCAGACAGAGCTGGCCGCCATCAACCTGGACAAGTACGAGGTCTGCATCCGCCCCTTCTTCAACTCCTGTGACACCTACAAGGACGGCCGGGTCTCCACCGCCGAGTGGTGCTTCTGCTTCTGGAGGGAGA AGCCCCCCTGCCTGGCGGAGCTGGAGCGCATCCAGATCCAGGAGGCTGCCAAGAAAAAGCCAG GTGTCTTCATCCCGAGCTGTGACGAGGACGGCTACTACCGCAAGATGCAATGTGACCAGAGCAGCGGTGACTGCTGGTGTGTGGACCAGCTGGGCCTGGAGCTGACTGGCACTCGCACGCACGGGAGCCCCGACTGTG ATGACATAGTGGGTTTCTCAGGGGACTTCGGGAGCGGTGTCGGCTGGGAGGACGAGGAGGAGAAGGAGACGGAGGAAGCAGGCGAGGAGGCCGAGGAGGAAGAGGGCGAGGCGGGCGAGGCGGACGACGGTGGCTACATCTGGTAG